The following proteins are co-located in the Elusimicrobiota bacterium genome:
- a CDS encoding MBL fold metallo-hydrolase produces MSVLVRFWGVRGSIPVPGARTVRYGGNTACVEVRRDGRVLICDSGTGIRELGLLLMKEAQGKPLDLDLFITHTHWDHLQGWPFFVPAYIPKNTVRIHSAQGAGADFKEIFRRQMGQNYFPVELGDMAAKIDFHKVTKPFDAGGVPVKTLYTNHPGVDIAYRFEFPEGSVVYLTDHECHRALGDDRDFFTGQDKLVADFCSGADLLISDAQYDDEDYKTKRGWGHSRWRDAVELAAAAKVRRLALFHFEPLKSDDEIDAVVEKARAHARSLGAGFECFGAREGQEIRIG; encoded by the coding sequence ATGAGCGTCCTCGTCCGCTTCTGGGGCGTGCGCGGCTCGATCCCCGTCCCGGGCGCGCGCACCGTGCGCTACGGGGGGAACACCGCCTGCGTCGAGGTCCGGCGGGACGGGCGCGTCCTCATCTGCGACAGCGGCACCGGCATCCGTGAGCTCGGCCTGCTGCTGATGAAGGAGGCCCAGGGGAAGCCGCTCGACCTCGACCTCTTCATCACGCACACCCACTGGGACCATCTCCAGGGCTGGCCGTTCTTCGTGCCGGCCTACATCCCCAAGAACACCGTGCGCATCCACAGCGCGCAGGGCGCCGGCGCCGACTTCAAGGAGATCTTCCGGCGGCAGATGGGGCAGAACTACTTCCCCGTCGAGCTCGGCGACATGGCCGCGAAGATCGACTTCCACAAGGTCACGAAGCCCTTCGACGCCGGCGGCGTGCCGGTGAAGACCCTCTACACGAACCATCCGGGCGTGGACATCGCCTACCGCTTCGAGTTCCCGGAGGGGAGCGTCGTCTATCTCACCGACCACGAGTGCCATCGCGCGCTCGGCGACGACCGCGACTTCTTCACGGGGCAGGACAAGCTCGTCGCGGACTTCTGCTCCGGGGCCGACCTGCTCATCTCCGACGCGCAGTACGACGACGAGGACTACAAGACCAAGCGCGGCTGGGGCCACAGCCGCTGGCGCGACGCCGTCGAGCTCGCCGCGGCCGCGAAGGTCCGGCGCCTGGCCCTCTTCCACTTCGAGCCGCTCAAGTCCGACGACGAGATCGACGCCGTCGTCGAGAAAGCGCGCGCCCACGCGCGCTCCCTGGGCGCCGGCTTCGAGTGCTTCGGCGCCCGCGAGGGCCAGGAAATCCGCATCGGTTAG
- a CDS encoding response regulator, with amino-acid sequence MKTVLIVDDDKEIVDFISHCLSDSYRVHTAYDGLRGLNQARELKPDLLILDLMMPDMHGFEVCQTLRADEGLNAMKIMISSGKSYAVDRKAAQTIGADHYLVKPYTADELLKAVKGLIG; translated from the coding sequence ATGAAGACGGTCCTCATCGTCGATGATGATAAGGAGATCGTCGATTTCATCTCCCACTGCCTGAGCGACAGCTACCGGGTCCATACGGCGTACGACGGACTCAGGGGGCTCAACCAGGCGCGGGAGCTCAAACCCGACCTCCTCATCCTCGACCTCATGATGCCGGACATGCACGGCTTCGAGGTCTGCCAGACCCTGCGCGCCGACGAGGGCCTGAACGCGATGAAGATCATGATCTCCTCCGGGAAGTCCTACGCCGTCGACCGCAAGGCCGCGCAGACCATCGGCGCGGACCACTACCTCGTCAAGCCCTACACCGCCGACGAGCTGCTCAAGGCCGTGAAAGGGCTCATCGGATGA